One genomic window of Nocardioides daphniae includes the following:
- a CDS encoding NAD(P)-binding protein gives MTKHMARNDYDAIVVGGGHNALVSASYLARAGLTVLVLERLDRLGGAAVSTRPFAGLPARLSRYSYLVSLLPDEIMRDLSLDVTLSSRRTSSFTPHLHTGPRAGCSSSARRGPRPRRPSAR, from the coding sequence GTGACGAAGCACATGGCCCGAAATGACTATGACGCAATTGTCGTCGGGGGCGGACACAACGCCCTGGTCAGCGCCTCATACTTGGCCCGCGCCGGGCTGACCGTGCTCGTGCTCGAGCGGCTCGACCGCCTCGGTGGCGCCGCCGTGTCGACGCGGCCCTTCGCCGGGCTCCCCGCCCGCCTGTCGCGCTACTCCTACCTGGTGAGCCTGCTCCCGGACGAGATCATGCGCGACCTCTCGCTGGACGTCACCCTCTCGTCACGACGTACGTCCTCCTTCACCCCGCACCTGCACACCGGGCCCCGGGCGGGCTGCTCGTCGAGCGCCCGGAGGGGGCCGCGACCCAGGCGTCCTTCCGCACGCTGA